A portion of the Chloroflexia bacterium SDU3-3 genome contains these proteins:
- a CDS encoding DUF3883 domain-containing protein — MVRLEELTPGTALRGILPQGPVTVVSVQWYGTNAIDLTYQDATGRRAALMLYRADEADLEIVQEGRPWSFDGDGALFRLVAEANRIRLAHLFDPVLAVHTSLVDPLPHQITAVYETMLPRQPLRFLLADDPGAGKTIMAGLLIKELIARGDVQRCLIVCPGSLAEQWQDELFRRFHLPFEILTNEQLEAARTGNWFLEHNLIIARLDKLSRDERVQQKLAAPDCRWDLVVCDEAHKLAATVSGDEVKYTKRYRLGQLLGSLTRHLLLMTATPHNGKEEDFQLFMALLDADRFEGRFRDGVHQVDVSDLMRRMVKEQLLTFKERPLFPERIAHTVPYQLSDAEAELYRAVTSYVREEFNRAEALNNDKRAGTVGFALTILQRRLASSPEAIYQSLRRRRERLEAELRERELLRRGAAVAAPAALDADDIDDLEDAPEQEAGQIEEQVATQATASTTIEELRLEIITLRALEAQALAVRGSGDDRKWRELGGLLGNIFTPAAADGTEDVGSVPAAVASPRQKLVIFTEHRDTLNYLVQRITTLLGRAEAVVIIHGGMGREDRLKAQESFRHDPSVQVLIATDAAGEGINLQRAHLMVNYDLPWNPNRLEQRFGRIHRIGQTEVCHLWNLVAAETREGDVYRTLLEKIEHAREALGGQVFDVLGKLQFDDKPLRELLLDAIRYGEQPEVREQLTRVVEGAVDRSHLQQLLEERALANDALDVGMVARIREEMERAEARRLQPHYIESFFLAAFQHLGGTIRQREPHRYEVPHVPSAVRSRDRQIGVGDPVLPRYERVAFDKALLALQGMAQAAFVCPGHPLLDSTLDLMLERYRELLRRGTVLVDERDGGTQPRVLFSLEHAIQDASLLPSGEQRTISKQMLYVELSADGTARSLHYAPYLDYRPLRADEVTPDQVLDRPECAWITRELEQRALVHAVTQTVPEHLREVRDRRQALIAKTRAAVRERLTKEMTYWDHRAEELKLQEQAGRANARLNSQEARKRADELEGRLQRRTAQLDLEAQITALPPVVLGGLVVVPIGLIAAMLGRPAPARPSADTQAAAARARALVMATERRLGYDPIDREFEHVGYDIESRDPATGRLRFIEVKGRVADAATITVTKNEILTALNKPDDYILAMVAFQPDGQEQVRYLRTPFAQKPDFGVTSVNYDFADLLARAEEPQ, encoded by the coding sequence GTGGTGCGTTTGGAGGAGCTGACGCCGGGGACCGCGCTGCGGGGGATTCTGCCGCAGGGGCCGGTGACGGTGGTCAGCGTGCAGTGGTACGGGACGAACGCCATCGATCTGACCTATCAGGATGCGACCGGGCGGCGCGCGGCGCTGATGCTCTACCGCGCGGATGAGGCGGACCTGGAGATCGTGCAGGAGGGTCGGCCCTGGAGCTTCGACGGCGACGGCGCGCTGTTCCGCCTGGTGGCCGAGGCCAACCGCATCCGCCTGGCTCATCTCTTCGACCCCGTGCTGGCTGTCCACACCTCGCTGGTCGATCCGCTGCCGCACCAGATCACGGCGGTGTATGAGACCATGCTGCCCCGCCAGCCGTTGCGCTTCCTGCTGGCCGATGACCCCGGCGCGGGCAAGACCATCATGGCGGGCCTGCTGATCAAGGAGCTAATCGCGCGCGGCGATGTGCAGCGCTGCCTGATCGTGTGCCCGGGCAGCCTCGCGGAGCAGTGGCAGGATGAGCTGTTCCGCCGCTTCCACCTGCCGTTTGAGATCCTCACGAATGAGCAGCTGGAGGCCGCCCGCACCGGCAACTGGTTCCTCGAACATAACCTGATCATCGCCCGGCTGGATAAGCTCTCCCGCGACGAGCGGGTGCAGCAGAAGCTGGCGGCCCCCGACTGCCGCTGGGATCTGGTGGTCTGCGACGAGGCCCATAAGTTGGCGGCGACGGTCTCCGGCGATGAGGTCAAGTACACCAAGCGCTACCGCCTGGGCCAGCTGCTGGGCAGCCTGACGCGCCACCTGCTGCTGATGACCGCCACGCCCCACAATGGCAAGGAGGAGGACTTCCAGCTCTTCATGGCTCTGCTGGATGCCGACCGCTTTGAGGGCCGGTTCCGCGATGGCGTACACCAGGTGGATGTGTCCGACCTAATGCGGCGCATGGTCAAGGAACAACTGCTCACCTTCAAGGAGAGGCCGCTGTTCCCCGAGCGTATCGCCCACACAGTGCCCTACCAGCTCTCCGATGCGGAGGCGGAGCTGTACCGCGCGGTGACGAGCTATGTGCGCGAGGAGTTCAACCGGGCCGAGGCGCTGAACAACGATAAGCGGGCGGGCACGGTCGGCTTCGCCCTGACGATCTTGCAGCGGCGGCTGGCCTCCTCGCCCGAGGCGATCTACCAGTCGCTGCGCCGCCGCCGCGAGCGGCTGGAGGCCGAGCTGCGCGAGCGTGAGCTGCTGCGGCGCGGTGCGGCGGTGGCTGCCCCAGCCGCGCTTGATGCGGACGACATCGACGATTTGGAGGATGCCCCCGAGCAGGAGGCCGGGCAGATCGAGGAGCAGGTGGCTACGCAGGCCACGGCCTCAACGACCATTGAGGAGCTACGGCTGGAGATCATCACGCTGCGCGCGCTGGAGGCGCAGGCTCTGGCGGTGCGAGGCAGCGGCGATGACCGCAAGTGGCGCGAGTTGGGGGGGTTGCTGGGGAACATCTTCACCCCTGCGGCGGCAGATGGTACAGAGGATGTCGGCAGCGTGCCTGCGGCGGTGGCCTCGCCCCGGCAGAAGCTGGTGATCTTCACCGAGCACCGCGATACGCTCAACTACCTCGTGCAACGCATCACCACGCTGCTGGGGCGCGCTGAGGCGGTGGTGATAATCCACGGTGGCATGGGGCGCGAGGATCGGCTCAAGGCCCAGGAGTCGTTTCGCCACGATCCCAGCGTGCAGGTGCTGATCGCCACCGACGCGGCGGGCGAGGGCATCAACCTCCAGCGGGCGCACCTGATGGTCAACTACGATCTGCCATGGAACCCCAACCGGCTAGAGCAGCGCTTTGGCCGCATCCACCGTATCGGGCAGACCGAGGTGTGCCACCTGTGGAATCTGGTGGCGGCGGAGACCCGCGAGGGCGATGTCTACCGCACGCTGCTAGAGAAGATCGAGCATGCGCGCGAGGCGCTGGGCGGGCAGGTCTTTGATGTGCTGGGCAAGCTTCAGTTTGATGATAAGCCGCTGCGCGAGCTGCTGCTGGATGCCATTCGCTATGGTGAGCAGCCCGAAGTGCGGGAGCAGTTGACCCGCGTGGTGGAGGGTGCGGTAGACCGCAGCCACCTCCAGCAGCTTTTGGAGGAGCGGGCGCTGGCGAACGATGCGTTGGATGTGGGGATGGTGGCGCGCATCCGCGAGGAGATGGAGCGGGCCGAGGCGCGGCGGCTCCAGCCGCACTATATCGAGTCGTTCTTCCTGGCGGCCTTCCAGCACCTGGGCGGCACGATCCGCCAGCGCGAGCCACACCGCTACGAGGTGCCGCATGTGCCCTCGGCAGTGCGCAGCCGCGACCGCCAGATCGGCGTCGGCGACCCGGTGCTGCCCCGCTACGAGCGGGTGGCCTTCGACAAGGCGCTGCTGGCCCTCCAGGGCATGGCCCAGGCCGCCTTTGTATGCCCCGGCCACCCGCTGCTGGATTCCACGCTCGACCTCATGCTGGAGCGCTACCGCGAGCTGCTGCGGCGCGGGACGGTGCTGGTGGATGAGCGCGACGGCGGCACACAGCCGCGTGTGCTGTTCTCGCTGGAGCACGCCATCCAGGACGCGAGCCTGCTGCCGAGCGGCGAGCAGCGCACGATCTCCAAGCAGATGCTGTATGTGGAGCTGTCCGCCGATGGGACGGCGCGCAGCCTGCACTACGCGCCCTACCTCGACTACCGCCCGCTGCGCGCGGATGAGGTGACGCCCGATCAGGTGCTGGATCGCCCGGAGTGCGCGTGGATCACCCGCGAGTTGGAGCAGCGGGCGCTCGTGCACGCCGTGACTCAGACGGTGCCGGAGCACCTGCGCGAGGTGCGCGACCGCCGCCAGGCGCTGATCGCCAAGACGCGGGCCGCTGTGCGCGAGCGCCTGACCAAGGAGATGACCTACTGGGACCATCGCGCCGAGGAGCTGAAGCTCCAGGAGCAGGCCGGGCGCGCCAACGCCCGCCTGAACTCGCAGGAGGCGCGCAAGCGGGCCGACGAGCTGGAGGGCCGCCTCCAGCGCCGCACGGCGCAGCTGGACCTAGAGGCGCAGATCACGGCGCTGCCGCCGGTGGTGCTGGGCGGGCTGGTGGTGGTGCCCATTGGGCTGATTGCGGCGATGCTGGGCCGCCCCGCGCCCGCGCGCCCCAGCGCCGACACCCAGGCCGCAGCGGCCCGCGCCCGCGCGCTGGTGATGGCCACCGAGCGGCGGCTGGGCTACGACCCTATCGACCGCGAGTTCGAGCACGTGGGCTATGACATCGAGAGCCGCGACCCCGCCACTGGCAGGCTGCGCTTCATCGAGGTCAAGGGGCGTGTTGCGGATGCGGCGACGATCACCGTGACCAAGAACGAGATCCTGACCGCGCTGAACAAGCCCGATGACTACATCCTAGCCATGGTGGCGTTCCAACCCGACGGCCAGGAGCAGGTGCGCTATCTGCGCACGCCCTTCGCCCAGAAGCCGGACTTTGGGGTGACGAGTGTGAACTACGACTTTGCGGATCTTTTGGCCCGCGCGGAGGAGCCGCAGTAG
- a CDS encoding TatD family deoxyribonuclease has product MTPPLYLDTHCHLGEYADPLTVLSASSDVFVIAVTEAPSVFRSLRNRVINQGRVRVALGAHPLVVSQFPPLEWRLFAQYLNETTYIGEVGLDFSAQGAPTRTVQEQAFTRVLQLVAGRGKMLNIHSRRAEERVLELLTIYGVGPTIFHWYSGPLGILEQILAAGHVCSVNPAMVRSPSGQKVIGRIPREQLLVETDGPYVRIGKRPAEPADVRLVYEFLCVHWGCDQLTAMTQVYQNFRALLSQSS; this is encoded by the coding sequence ATGACACCACCTTTATACCTCGATACACACTGCCACCTTGGAGAGTATGCAGATCCGCTTACAGTTCTCTCAGCATCCTCCGACGTTTTTGTCATTGCGGTTACAGAGGCTCCTTCCGTTTTTCGTAGTCTCCGTAATCGCGTCATCAATCAGGGTCGCGTCCGCGTGGCTCTTGGTGCACATCCTCTTGTTGTTTCACAGTTTCCGCCACTGGAGTGGCGGTTATTTGCCCAATATCTTAACGAGACAACGTATATTGGGGAAGTGGGCCTTGACTTCTCAGCACAAGGAGCGCCAACTCGAACTGTACAAGAGCAAGCCTTTACACGAGTCCTTCAGCTCGTTGCAGGGCGTGGGAAGATGTTAAATATCCATTCGCGTCGAGCTGAGGAACGTGTGTTAGAACTTCTAACTATATATGGAGTGGGACCAACTATTTTCCACTGGTACTCGGGGCCGCTAGGCATACTCGAGCAGATTCTAGCTGCGGGTCATGTTTGTTCCGTCAATCCAGCTATGGTTCGTAGTCCAAGCGGGCAGAAGGTGATTGGTCGTATCCCTCGGGAGCAACTTCTTGTAGAAACTGATGGACCCTATGTGCGTATAGGAAAACGTCCAGCAGAACCTGCAGATGTACGACTTGTCTATGAATTTCTGTGTGTTCACTGGGGTTGTGATCAATTGACCGCAATGACACAAGTCTACCAAAACTTCAGGGCATTACTCTCTCAATCATCATAA